Proteins encoded together in one Streptomyces sp. NA04227 window:
- a CDS encoding bifunctional RNase H/acid phosphatase: MNEFIVEADGGSRGNPGPAGYGAVVLDAATGQTLAEAAEYLGVATNNVAEYSGLVAGLRAAHRLDPAATVRVRMDSKLVVEQMSGRWQIKHPAMRPLAAEARAVFGPGQVSYEWIPRARNKHADRLANEAMDAGARGEQWSPATSTAELDAQDARLAAGEDAAAGPGDAAAGAAAVRTALAASANGRAAEADPDRDTTEQADVRAARNIARTGETRTAEPRPRSDHSADDQSRTADTRTPAAGWAPADLGQPATFVLLRHGETPLTPEKRFSGSGGSDPALSAVGRDQAARVAAALAERGTVEAIVSSPLARCRETAGAVADRLGLGIELEEGLRETDFGAWEGLTFGEVRERHAQDLTDWLASPEARPTGGGESFTEVADRVAAARDRLVERYAGRTVLLVTHVTPIKTLVRLALGAPAASLFRMELSAASLSAVAYYRDGNASVRLLNDTGHLR; encoded by the coding sequence ATGAACGAGTTCATCGTCGAGGCGGACGGCGGCTCCCGGGGCAACCCCGGGCCCGCGGGCTACGGCGCGGTGGTGCTCGACGCGGCCACCGGCCAGACCCTGGCGGAGGCCGCCGAGTACCTCGGCGTCGCCACCAACAACGTCGCCGAGTACAGCGGCCTGGTCGCCGGGCTGCGGGCGGCTCACCGTCTGGACCCGGCGGCGACGGTCCGGGTACGGATGGACTCCAAGCTGGTCGTCGAGCAGATGTCGGGCCGCTGGCAGATCAAGCACCCCGCCATGCGCCCGCTGGCCGCCGAGGCCCGCGCCGTCTTCGGGCCCGGGCAGGTCTCCTACGAGTGGATCCCGCGCGCGCGGAACAAGCACGCCGACCGCCTCGCCAACGAGGCCATGGACGCGGGCGCACGCGGCGAACAGTGGTCCCCGGCCACCTCCACCGCCGAACTCGACGCCCAGGACGCGCGGTTGGCGGCGGGCGAGGACGCGGCGGCCGGGCCCGGTGACGCGGCGGCCGGAGCGGCAGCCGTACGCACGGCCCTCGCCGCCTCTGCGAACGGCCGTGCTGCGGAGGCCGACCCCGACCGTGACACCACCGAACAGGCAGACGTCCGCGCCGCCCGCAACATCGCCCGTACCGGCGAGACGCGGACCGCCGAGCCCCGCCCCCGTAGCGACCACTCCGCGGACGATCAGTCCCGTACCGCCGACACCCGTACCCCGGCCGCGGGCTGGGCCCCCGCCGACCTCGGGCAGCCCGCCACCTTCGTACTGCTGCGCCACGGCGAGACCCCCCTCACCCCCGAGAAGCGCTTCTCGGGCAGTGGGGGCAGCGACCCGGCGCTCTCGGCGGTGGGCCGCGACCAGGCCGCACGGGTGGCCGCGGCGCTGGCCGAGCGCGGCACTGTCGAGGCGATCGTCAGCTCGCCGCTGGCGCGCTGCCGTGAGACGGCCGGGGCGGTCGCGGACCGCCTGGGCCTCGGTATCGAGCTCGAAGAGGGCCTGCGCGAAACGGACTTCGGGGCCTGGGAGGGCCTGACCTTCGGCGAGGTGCGCGAGCGCCACGCCCAGGACCTGACCGACTGGCTCGCCTCACCCGAGGCGAGGCCGACCGGCGGCGGCGAGAGCTTCACCGAGGTCGCGGACCGGGTGGCGGCGGCCCGGGACCGCCTCGTCGAGCGGTACGCCGGACGCACGGTCCTCCTGGTGACCCATGTGACGCCGATCAAGACCCTGGTACGCCTCGCCCTCGGCGCTCCCGCCGCCTCCCTGTTCCGGATGGAACTCTCGGCGGCCTCCCTCTCGGCGGTCGCGTACTACCGGGACGGCAACGCCTCGGTCCGACTCCTCAACGACACAGGGCACTTGAGGTAG